The genomic stretch GCTGCGATATTGTTTAGCCCACCGGTTTTTACTTCTTTCACTCCATCACCCAGCACGAAGCAAAACACATCGTAAGTCGTGTGGTTTGTGAGCATTCCGCTTTTATCTCGCATCTCTTCGCAGTTACCGTGATCGCTCGTAATTATCATCGCATAGTCCTTTTCCTTTACCTTAGCAATAATCTTACCAAGCGCGCTATCTACAGCCTCTACAGCTTTTACACCTGCATTAAAATCGCCGGTGTGTCCTACCATATCGCCGTTTGCGAAATTTACTACGATAAAATCCTGCCCATCATCAATCGCTTTTAAAACCGCGTTGCACACACCCTCAGCGCTCATTTCGGGCTTTTCGTCATAAGTTTTAACTTTTGGGCTTGGAATTAAAATTCTAGTTTCGTTTTCAAGCAGTTCCTCAACTCCGCCGTTAAAGAAAAAAGTTACATGAGCGTATTTCTCCGTCTCTGCCGTGTGAAGCTGGCGAAGTCCCGCACGAGATATAACCTCTGCTAAAGTATTTGTTATCTTGTCGTTTTCAAACAAAACAGGAAAGCTAAAATTTGCGTCGTATTCGGTCATTGTGACTAAATTTTGCACTACAAAAGGACGCTTAAATTCGCTAAATTCACTCACGCCAAATGCCGCTACTATCTGCCTCATCCTATCGTTTCTAAAATTTATAAATATAACTCCGTCATCTTTGCCGATCCCTTTAAAGCCGTTAAAACTAGCAGGCTTTATAAACTCATCCAAAACACCATCATCATAGCTCTTTTGAATATATTCGCTTGGTTTTAAGCTCTGTAAATTTGCACCTTCAATCATCGCCTTATAAGCTTCATGCACCCTATCCCAGCGCTTATCCCTATCCATCGCGTAAAATCTACCGCAAATCGTAGCCATGTTAAATTTCTCTTCAAGCTGCTTCACAAATTCAGCCGCACTCGTAGGCGCTACGTCCCTACCGTCGGTTATAGCGTGAGCATAGACACTGCAACCGTTATTTATAGCAAGTTTGCACATATCGTCAAAATGCTCAAGATGAGAGTGCACGCCTCCATCGCTATAAAGCCCGATTATATGGATATTTTTACACTTTGTAAAAAGCTCTTTTAGTTTTGCGTTTTGAGAAATTGAGCCGTCTTTAAACCCAAGCGAAATTTTTACCAAATTTTGATACAAAACCCGCCCGCTTCCTATGCACATATGCCCTACTTCGCTATTTCCCATTTGCCCCTCAGGCAAGCCTACCGCAAGACCTGAAGTCTTGATAAGCGAATTTGGCACATTTTTAAATAGCCAATCATAAGTCGGCTTTTTCGCCGCTGCAAATGCGTTAAATTCTGAGTTTGGATTAAATCCTATGCCGTCTGTTATCACTAAAATAGTTTTTTGTTTCATATTTCATTCTTTAAATTTAGATAAATTTTAAGAGCATTATACTAAAATTACTCTTTTTAAAAATAAAGGCTCACATGTTTTATTATCTTTATGAAATCCTAAATTTTAACATCTTTCAATACATCACGGTTCGCGCAGGCATAGCGTTTTTCATATCTTTTGCACTTACCGTTTATCTTATGCCTAAATTTATCGCTTGGGCAAGGGCTAAAAACGCCAGTCAGCCGATTTACGAGCTTGCTCCAAAAACACACCAAAAAAAAGAAAAAACCCCGACCATGGGAGGCATAGTCTTTATGGTAACGGCGATACTGGCAACTATCATCTGCGCCAGACTTGACAATAGCTTCGTTATAGCCTCTTTGCTCTGTCTTGCGGGTTTTACGGCGATCGGGTTTAAAGACGACATATCAAAAATTCTAGGCGCAAACAACCACGCGGGACTAAGCCCTAAAGCCAAGCTTTTAGCTCAAATTTTAGTATCTTTTGCGGTTTCAACCGTGCTTTATCTTAGCGGCGATATAGGAACTGAATTTTATGTGCCGTTTTATAAATTCCCGCTACTGGATCTTAAAATTTTTGCTATAGTCTTTTGGACGCTAGTTATAGTTGCGGCCTCAAACGCGGTAAATTTAACAGACGGGCTTGACGGGCTTGCAGCCGTTCCCGCCATGCTTTCGCTTGTCACGTTAGGAATTTTTGCCTATATCTGCGGACATGCGCTATTTAGCTCTTATTTACTACTTCCAAAGATCATCGGCGTGGGTGAAACTATCATCATCGCTTCGGCTCTAATCGGCTCTTTGATGGGGTTTTTGTGGTTTAACTGCCATCCCGCACAAGTTTTCATGGGTGATAGTGGAAGCCTAAGTCTTGGCGGATATATCGGACTTATGGGCGTTATGACTAAAAATGAAATTTTGCTTATCATTATAGGATTTATCTTTGTGATCGAGACTTTAAGCGTCATTTTGCAAGTAGGAAGCTTTAAAATTTTTAAAAAGCGAATTTTCTTAATGGCACCTATCCATCATCATTTTGAGATTAAAGGCTGGGTTGAAAACAAAATCATTGTTAGGTTTTGGATTATTGCGCTTTTAGCAAATCTAATCGCCCTAACGGCGCTAAAGATAAGATAATGAAAAGAAGTTTGTTCGGTTACGGCGGCACGACCAAGGCTATTGCCAAAAACTGCCAAGATGAAGGAATTTGGGATGTATATGATGACAAATTTAGCCAAATTTCAAAGGATGAATTTGGAAATAATCTTTTGCCGATAAGTGAATTTAATCCAGATAAAAGCGAACTTGAGATCCCAAGCCCCGGCTTTCCTCCGTATCATGAGCTGATTAAAAAATCGCAAAATTTGATAAGTGAATATGATTTTTTCGCATCCAAAATGCCTTTTAGCGTCTGGATAAGCGGCACAAACGGCAAGACAACGACGACTAAGATGATGCAGCACCTGCTTGAAGACAAAGGCTCGGTAATGGGCGGAAACGTAGGCACTCCGCTAGCCGAGCTAGGTACTAAAGCTAAAATTTGGATACTAGAGACGAGCTCCTTCACGCTTCACTACACAAACCTTGCAAAGCCTGATATATACGTGCTTTTGCCCATAACGCCCGATCATCTAACTTGGCACGGCGATATGAGCTCTTATGAAGCCGCCAAGCTTAAGCCGCTTAGCATGATGAGAGAAAACTCGGTTGCGATATTGCCTGAAATTTACGCTAATACTCCGACTCTTGCAAAAATAATAAGCTACAAAAACGAAGATGATTTAGCTAAATTTTGCGGAGTTGCCACAAATGAGATAAATTTCAAAGTGCCGTTTTTAATGGACGCTCTTTTGGCACTAACAGTACAAAAAATAATCTTTGATAGGTGCGACACAAATTTACTAAACAAATTTGTGATAGAGAGCAATAAACTTGAAGAATTTAAGGACAAATTCGGGCGAATTTGGGTAAATGACACAAAAGCTACCAATATCGACGCGACCATTCAAGCTCTAAAGCGGTATGAGGATAAATTCCTGCACCTAATCTTAGGCGGAGATGATAAGGGTGTTGATATGACGCAGCTTTTTGAGGCTATAAATAGCGCAAATACTAAAATTTACGCTATCGGCTCAAATAGCGATAAGATTATGAAGCTAGCTGAGAAATTTCAAATTCCAGCTCTAAAATGCGAATTTTTAGATGTAGCCGTAACGCAAATAGATAAAAATTTAAAAAAACCGACTAAGAAAGCGAATTCAAAAGAAGCTCGAATTTTAGACGAGATAGCTCTTCTAAGTCCTGCTGCTGCAAGCCTTGATCAGTTTAATAGCTACGCCGAGCGAGGAGATAAATTTAAAGAATTTGTTGCAAATTTATAAATTTAATTTTGTTTTTAACCTAATTTTAAAATTTAAAAGTGTATAATCACATTTCTTTTTTAGGTGGTTGGATAGCTCAGTCGGTAGAGCAGCAGACTGAAAATCTGCGTGTCGGCAGTTCGATTCTGCCTCTAACCACCATTTCTTTTAAAATCCTTATTTTATCGGTATTTTTAAGCTTTAAGGTTTGTCTAGATACCATCTTAGGTGCCATATATAAAATTGAATTAAAATTAAATTTTTTACTTTTGTTTTGAATTATTTTATAGTTTTTCTAAAATTTAGTAAAATTTTCAAACAAAATCTAACTACCAAAATATTGGCATTTAAAAATAAACAAAATTAAACAAACCAGCCTTTCACTATACCAAAAATTTAAAAAGCTGAATTCAAATTTACATTGAAATATCCTGCACATCTAAAAGCAAAATTAATATTTGGCTAATACTTACTTAGCAAGCTCAGACGAGCTTGCTGTAAGGTCTTGTGCCAGACAGGCTAAAAGCAGGCAAAGTTTGATTAATATTTATCAAAAACTACACCTGCTTTTATTGCAACAAAAAATAAATAAAATATTAACATATTAGCTAGTGCGAGATTTATTTTTGTTGCAAATAGCTATGTTTTTCACAACATAGCTAAAAATATTAATTTGTTATAAAACAATCATTTTTGTGCAGAACAGTAACAAAATTTTCTTATTTAATAAAAAATTAGACAAATACTTAAAATTTTTTTCATCTCATGTGTATATCCAACAGAGGAGTAAAAATGAGAGTTGATAAAATAAAAAGTATAGATGAAGCTTTGGTATTATGCAAAAAAACAAAGGACTTTAGACTTTCAGTTAAGAAATTTAGTAACGACAAAGATATTTTAAAACTTTATACTCTGTGGCTTGATAATTCAAAATGCGTTCTTGATTGCTTAAATATTATTAGCCATTTATCTGTTTTTGATACTGATTTTATATGCGAAATTTTTAATAAAGTCCAAACTTTTGAAAACGCAAATGACTACAAGATAATGATTTGTTGCTATTTGTCAAGATTTGCTAGCTTGGATGAGCGACTTTTAAGGCTTTATTTTTACTGGCTTGACTCATTAGGCAGTATAGGTAAACAGTATATTTTATT from Campylobacter sp. RM16189 encodes the following:
- the gpmI gene encoding 2,3-bisphosphoglycerate-independent phosphoglycerate mutase; amino-acid sequence: MKQKTILVITDGIGFNPNSEFNAFAAAKKPTYDWLFKNVPNSLIKTSGLAVGLPEGQMGNSEVGHMCIGSGRVLYQNLVKISLGFKDGSISQNAKLKELFTKCKNIHIIGLYSDGGVHSHLEHFDDMCKLAINNGCSVYAHAITDGRDVAPTSAAEFVKQLEEKFNMATICGRFYAMDRDKRWDRVHEAYKAMIEGANLQSLKPSEYIQKSYDDGVLDEFIKPASFNGFKGIGKDDGVIFINFRNDRMRQIVAAFGVSEFSEFKRPFVVQNLVTMTEYDANFSFPVLFENDKITNTLAEVISRAGLRQLHTAETEKYAHVTFFFNGGVEELLENETRILIPSPKVKTYDEKPEMSAEGVCNAVLKAIDDGQDFIVVNFANGDMVGHTGDFNAGVKAVEAVDSALGKIIAKVKEKDYAMIITSDHGNCEEMRDKSGMLTNHTTYDVFCFVLGDGVKEVKTGGLNNIAASVLKLMGLEKPAEMDEPLF
- the mraY gene encoding phospho-N-acetylmuramoyl-pentapeptide-transferase, whose amino-acid sequence is MFYYLYEILNFNIFQYITVRAGIAFFISFALTVYLMPKFIAWARAKNASQPIYELAPKTHQKKEKTPTMGGIVFMVTAILATIICARLDNSFVIASLLCLAGFTAIGFKDDISKILGANNHAGLSPKAKLLAQILVSFAVSTVLYLSGDIGTEFYVPFYKFPLLDLKIFAIVFWTLVIVAASNAVNLTDGLDGLAAVPAMLSLVTLGIFAYICGHALFSSYLLLPKIIGVGETIIIASALIGSLMGFLWFNCHPAQVFMGDSGSLSLGGYIGLMGVMTKNEILLIIIGFIFVIETLSVILQVGSFKIFKKRIFLMAPIHHHFEIKGWVENKIIVRFWIIALLANLIALTALKIR
- the murD gene encoding UDP-N-acetylmuramoyl-L-alanine--D-glutamate ligase translates to MKRSLFGYGGTTKAIAKNCQDEGIWDVYDDKFSQISKDEFGNNLLPISEFNPDKSELEIPSPGFPPYHELIKKSQNLISEYDFFASKMPFSVWISGTNGKTTTTKMMQHLLEDKGSVMGGNVGTPLAELGTKAKIWILETSSFTLHYTNLAKPDIYVLLPITPDHLTWHGDMSSYEAAKLKPLSMMRENSVAILPEIYANTPTLAKIISYKNEDDLAKFCGVATNEINFKVPFLMDALLALTVQKIIFDRCDTNLLNKFVIESNKLEEFKDKFGRIWVNDTKATNIDATIQALKRYEDKFLHLILGGDDKGVDMTQLFEAINSANTKIYAIGSNSDKIMKLAEKFQIPALKCEFLDVAVTQIDKNLKKPTKKANSKEARILDEIALLSPAAASLDQFNSYAERGDKFKEFVANL